A genomic segment from Patescibacteria group bacterium encodes:
- the pheS gene encoding phenylalanine--tRNA ligase subunit alpha, translated as MDLNKIQNLKNQAISAILEADSDQELEELRIAYLGRKGEITQLLKKIPSLNLSKRKEIGQTANDAKRAIDQALKDAKKAQTTKKIDVEKEWLDVTAPGLKPNIGHLHPLSQILYETVNVFKQIGYQVAEGPEIEDDRHNFEILNFLKDHPARDTQMTLYLETKGTKVLPGEILLRTHTSAMQGRVMEKTKPPIRVIVPGKCYRYEQVDASHGFEFWQVEGFAVDKKITLTDLFGTIEYVLKKLMGEKTKIKFACTYFPFVEPGVDTYLECTLCQGKGCPFCKGIGWSEVLPAGMIHPNVLKACQIDPQKYTGFAFAIGLSRIVSLRYNIHDLRLLFTPDLRILNQF; from the coding sequence TCTTGAAGCTGATTCTGACCAGGAATTAGAAGAATTAAGAATTGCTTATCTGGGCAGAAAAGGTGAAATCACCCAGCTTCTCAAAAAAATTCCTTCTTTAAATCTTTCAAAAAGAAAGGAAATCGGCCAAACGGCCAATGATGCTAAAAGAGCAATTGACCAAGCTCTCAAAGACGCTAAAAAAGCCCAAACAACCAAAAAAATTGATGTTGAGAAAGAATGGCTTGATGTAACGGCTCCGGGTTTAAAACCAAACATCGGTCACCTCCATCCTCTCTCGCAAATTCTTTACGAAACAGTTAATGTTTTTAAACAAATTGGCTATCAGGTAGCCGAAGGACCAGAAATTGAAGATGATCGTCATAATTTCGAAATTCTTAATTTCCTTAAAGATCACCCCGCTAGAGATACCCAAATGACCCTCTATCTAGAAACTAAAGGGACCAAAGTTCTGCCTGGAGAAATTCTTCTTCGCACCCATACTTCCGCCATGCAGGGGAGAGTGATGGAAAAAACAAAACCCCCGATTAGAGTGATTGTCCCTGGCAAATGTTATCGCTATGAACAGGTTGATGCTTCTCATGGCTTTGAATTCTGGCAGGTTGAAGGCTTTGCCGTTGATAAAAAGATTACCTTGACTGATCTCTTCGGAACAATTGAATATGTCCTTAAAAAACTAATGGGAGAAAAAACCAAAATTAAGTTTGCCTGCACTTACTTTCCCTTTGTTGAACCAGGCGTTGACACTTATCTTGAATGTACTCTTTGTCAAGGTAAAGGCTGTCCTTTTTGTAAAGGGATTGGCTGGAGCGAAGTCCTGCCTGCCGGGATGATTCATCCTAATGTTCTTAAAGCTTGCCAAATTGACCCGCAAAAATATACTGGTTTTGCTTTTGCCATTGGTCTTTCTCGAATTGTCAGCTTGAGATACAACATCCACGACTTAAGATTATTATTTACGCCTGATTTAAGGATTTTAAACCAATTCTAA
- the pheT gene encoding phenylalanine--tRNA ligase subunit beta codes for MLVPLDWIKDYVEIKIPLPRLVERLTEIGLAVEGTNKQGKEIILDLEVTPNRPDWLSLLGIAREIAAISQVKVKLPPIKELASPKKILTIKQIIVYPQDTPRYSAVIIDQVKIKPSPIWMQARLKMIGLRPINNLVDITNYVMFELGNPLHAFDYDTLQPKRIEITRAKGGESFKSVDGLNYKLPPGAIIIKDAPNRVIDLCGIKGGENTGITPKTKTVYLHSPVHPGVPIRLAGQALSLQSDASYIYERGVNPGGTVEAVKRAANLILKYGEGKIASKLFDLKKKEFEPWPLKVSISRTNKVLGESISEKEIMAIFENLNLSPKKINQDLIETTVPTYRSDLQIEEDLIEEIARIYGYNRFKLTTPRGSVPTKEVAYSRDYQLEKKVKNLLKGAGFTEINTYSLLSREELKKIEADTQEAIKLANPVSLEYEYLRSTLLVGILKAINLNQPHFEEIKIFELARVYLGQIPKTEEPLNLSGALTGNKFYQVKGIFETILESVGIDVYHFEPYQLKKTFYGKVFHPSRTAEIIVKGNSLGVVGEISPHILVKFGIKKKVIVFDLDFQELIKQASKTKKYLPLSKYPAIVEDLAFIVPPKTLVGEIIESIKKTSQLITKVELLDTYKKVRTFRITYQSNKKTLTDKEVEKIRKKIIQSVKRKFRAKIKI; via the coding sequence ATGCTAGTACCCCTTGATTGGATTAAAGACTATGTCGAGATTAAAATACCACTCCCTCGGTTAGTCGAAAGATTAACGGAAATCGGTTTGGCGGTCGAAGGAACAAATAAACAAGGTAAGGAAATTATTCTTGATCTTGAAGTGACGCCCAATCGACCTGATTGGCTTTCCCTTTTAGGGATTGCCCGAGAAATCGCGGCCATTAGTCAAGTCAAAGTTAAGCTCCCTCCAATCAAAGAATTAGCTTCTCCTAAAAAGATTCTAACGATTAAACAAATCATTGTTTATCCCCAAGACACACCCAGATATTCGGCGGTTATCATTGATCAAGTTAAAATAAAACCATCACCTATCTGGATGCAGGCAAGATTAAAGATGATTGGTTTACGCCCGATCAATAATCTTGTCGATATTACCAACTACGTTATGTTTGAATTAGGCAACCCGCTTCATGCTTTTGATTACGATACTCTTCAACCTAAAAGAATCGAGATCACCCGAGCTAAAGGTGGCGAATCTTTCAAAAGCGTTGACGGTCTCAATTATAAACTGCCTCCGGGAGCGATTATCATTAAGGATGCCCCTAATCGGGTGATTGACCTTTGCGGAATCAAGGGTGGAGAAAATACAGGAATTACACCAAAAACAAAGACCGTCTACCTTCATTCACCGGTTCATCCTGGCGTCCCAATTCGTTTAGCTGGCCAAGCTCTTTCCCTCCAATCTGATGCTTCTTATATTTATGAAAGAGGCGTCAATCCAGGTGGTACCGTTGAGGCCGTTAAAAGAGCGGCTAATCTCATTCTCAAATATGGGGAGGGCAAAATTGCCTCCAAGCTTTTTGACCTAAAGAAAAAAGAATTCGAACCCTGGCCATTGAAAGTAAGTATTTCAAGAACTAATAAAGTCCTAGGCGAATCTATTTCCGAAAAAGAAATAATGGCCATTTTTGAGAATCTAAACTTATCACCCAAAAAAATTAATCAGGATCTTATTGAAACCACCGTCCCTACCTACCGAAGCGATCTCCAGATTGAAGAAGACTTAATTGAAGAAATTGCTCGAATCTACGGTTACAATCGATTTAAATTAACCACACCTCGAGGATCAGTTCCCACCAAAGAAGTCGCTTATTCACGAGATTATCAACTAGAAAAAAAAGTTAAAAATCTTCTTAAAGGTGCCGGCTTTACGGAAATCAATACTTACAGTCTTCTTAGTCGAGAAGAGCTGAAAAAGATAGAAGCTGACACTCAAGAAGCGATTAAATTAGCTAATCCGGTTAGTTTAGAATATGAATACCTTAGATCCACTCTCTTAGTAGGCATTTTAAAAGCAATTAATCTTAACCAACCTCATTTTGAAGAAATTAAAATTTTTGAATTAGCCCGAGTCTATTTAGGCCAAATTCCTAAGACTGAAGAACCTTTAAATCTTAGTGGCGCCCTGACTGGCAATAAATTTTATCAAGTCAAGGGTATCTTTGAGACTATTCTCGAATCAGTTGGAATTGATGTTTATCATTTTGAACCCTATCAATTAAAGAAAACTTTTTATGGCAAAGTCTTTCATCCTTCAAGAACAGCCGAAATAATAGTTAAAGGTAACTCACTGGGAGTGGTGGGTGAAATCAGTCCCCATATCCTAGTAAAATTTGGAATTAAGAAAAAAGTGATTGTTTTTGACTTAGACTTTCAAGAACTGATTAAACAAGCTTCTAAAACCAAAAAATATCTGCCTCTTTCAAAATATCCGGCCATTGTTGAAGACTTGGCTTTTATTGTTCCTCCGAAAACTCTGGTAGGGGAGATAATTGAATCAATTAAGAAAACTAGCCAATTAATTACTAAGGTCGAATTACTCGATACTTATAAAAAAGTTCGAACCTTCAGAATTACTTATCAAAGCAATAAAAAGACCTTAACGGATAAAGAAGTAGAGAAGATCAGGAAAAAGATTATTCAAAGTGTTAAAAGGAAATTCCGAGCCAAAATTAAAATCTAG
- the tyrS gene encoding tyrosine--tRNA ligase produces MDKINEVLNRGVEKVYPSKKAFEKVLRSGKKIKLYQGFDPSMANLHLGSMVGLLKLKQFQDLGHEVIFLVGDFTGMIGDPTDKSATRKLLTREQVLENSKIWQEQAGRILSFGGKNPAKLMFNSQWGDKVTFKDLIEITSHFTVQQILERDFFQRRFKVQKPIHLHEFLYPVAQAIDCVAMDVDLEIGGSDQTFNMLAGRNLMKALKSKEKFVLTTKLLVDAKGEKIGKTTGNALFLNVSASEMYGAIMSFPDETIIPGFELLTQVPLQSIESMERNLKARKTPAMDLKKKLAFEIVKMLYSEKNAKNAEKEFKTRFQKREKPSQIKLTPGAIQKGKHSISKIMPSLIPNYAGTATISATKRLIEQGGLEFEGKRITDPQMKVTIKGREIIKAGKRRLYKVRIKK; encoded by the coding sequence ATGGATAAAATTAATGAAGTTTTAAATAGGGGAGTCGAGAAAGTCTATCCCTCAAAAAAAGCCTTTGAAAAGGTTCTCCGTTCTGGCAAAAAGATTAAACTTTATCAAGGCTTTGATCCGTCAATGGCCAATCTTCATTTGGGGAGTATGGTTGGCCTTCTTAAATTAAAACAGTTTCAAGATTTAGGCCATGAGGTCATCTTTCTCGTAGGCGATTTTACGGGCATGATTGGCGATCCAACCGATAAATCAGCCACCAGAAAACTCCTAACCAGAGAACAAGTTCTGGAAAATTCAAAGATTTGGCAAGAACAAGCCGGAAGAATTTTGAGTTTTGGTGGTAAAAATCCAGCCAAGCTGATGTTCAACAGTCAATGGGGCGACAAGGTGACCTTCAAAGATTTAATTGAAATCACTTCCCATTTTACGGTCCAGCAAATACTGGAAAGGGATTTCTTTCAAAGAAGATTTAAAGTTCAGAAACCAATCCATCTTCACGAATTTCTCTATCCTGTGGCCCAAGCCATTGATTGCGTCGCGATGGATGTTGACCTGGAAATTGGCGGCAGTGATCAAACTTTCAACATGCTTGCTGGTAGAAATTTAATGAAAGCCCTTAAAAGTAAAGAAAAATTTGTCCTGACCACCAAGCTTCTAGTTGATGCTAAAGGCGAAAAAATCGGTAAAACAACTGGCAACGCTCTCTTTTTGAATGTTTCTGCCTCTGAAATGTATGGAGCCATTATGTCTTTTCCTGACGAAACTATCATCCCAGGCTTTGAACTCCTGACTCAAGTACCGCTTCAATCAATTGAATCAATGGAAAGAAATCTAAAAGCAAGAAAAACACCAGCTATGGACCTGAAGAAAAAACTGGCCTTTGAAATTGTCAAAATGCTTTACTCTGAAAAAAACGCAAAAAATGCGGAAAAAGAATTCAAGACCCGATTCCAAAAAAGAGAAAAGCCTTCTCAAATAAAACTAACCCCCGGGGCAATCCAAAAGGGTAAACACTCAATCTCAAAGATAATGCCAAGTCTAATTCCGAATTATGCAGGCACGGCTACTATTTCCGCTACTAAAAGATTGATTGAACAAGGGGGACTGGAGTTTGAAGGAAAAAGAATCACCGATCCCCAGATGAAAGTAACGATCAAAGGCAGGGAGATCATCAAAGCGGGCAAAAGAAGATTATATAAAGTAAGAATAAAAAAATGA
- a CDS encoding PBP1A family penicillin-binding protein, which translates to MSWQRTWRKKVRQARAYRRLGKQNTSLLASKGAFIGFILFIALVLFAGGLFAFYAKDLPQPDKIVRREGFATKIYDRNGELLYDVFADQRRTPVSLDNIPEHLKNATVAIEDKNFYRHSGFDPTGIFRAVFNIVVHRRLQGGSTLTQQLVKNVLLTPQRTLPRKIKEFILAVQIESRYSKDEILQMYLNEAPYGGTAWGVEAAAETYFDKSVSELNLVESAILAGLPQRPSAYSPFGDDPKAYLGRTETVLRRMREDGYITTDQEKAAVKQIKEVEFATEGLNFKAPHFVMYVKKQLEDRYGQRVVEQGGLKVTTTLDYQIQEEAQKAVTEEISKVESIHITNGAAIVLDAQTGEILAMVGSKNYNDPDYDGKVNVTLSLRQPGSAIKPVTYVTALKKGYTASTFLMDTPTTFPGGQGLPDYKPVNYDGQFHGSLQVRFALGNSINVAAVKMLAKVGLTNMLTTGYEMGLSTLEPTKENLRRLGLSVTLGGGEVRLLELAQAYSAFANSGYRVDPISILKVEDNDGRVLEETKPVAGKRVLSEAEAFIISHILSDNSARLLTFGENSALVISGRQVAVKTGTTNDKRDNWTIGWTPQVVAGVWVGNNDNTEMTQVASGVSGAAPIWRRVIMAALKNKPNIGFATPTGVITAEVDLVSGYRAHDGFPSRTEYFVQGTEPTGEDPIHAKLKLCRGQDKLATPAQVARGDYEEKEYFVFKEEDPLSAGGINRWQEGINQWLAGQSDSRYHPPTEYCGDVEELEVTIDEPGNESQIDSNEVRVKGRIISKNSVEEIKILINGETKETIENSSKFDKIFTLDKGPYTIKVWAKDEKGKTADREAKIGVKVPWDWEPSPSPSPSPSPSPISSPSS; encoded by the coding sequence ATGAGTTGGCAAAGAACCTGGCGAAAAAAAGTTAGACAGGCAAGAGCCTATCGGCGTCTAGGCAAGCAGAATACCAGTCTTTTAGCTTCCAAAGGGGCTTTTATTGGTTTTATCCTTTTTATTGCTTTGGTTCTCTTCGCCGGAGGGTTGTTTGCCTTTTATGCCAAGGACTTGCCGCAACCAGACAAGATTGTCCGGCGGGAAGGCTTTGCCACTAAAATTTATGATCGCAATGGAGAGTTACTTTATGATGTTTTTGCTGACCAACGGCGAACACCAGTTTCCCTTGATAATATTCCCGAACATCTCAAGAATGCAACAGTGGCCATTGAAGACAAAAACTTTTATCGGCACAGTGGCTTTGACCCCACTGGGATTTTCCGAGCCGTTTTCAATATTGTGGTTCATCGTCGTTTACAAGGAGGCTCGACTCTTACCCAACAATTAGTTAAAAATGTTCTCTTAACGCCCCAGAGGACCCTTCCTAGAAAGATTAAAGAGTTTATTTTGGCGGTCCAAATCGAAAGTCGTTACTCTAAAGACGAAATTCTCCAAATGTATCTTAATGAGGCCCCTTATGGCGGGACCGCCTGGGGAGTAGAGGCGGCCGCTGAAACTTATTTTGACAAATCTGTTTCTGAATTAAATTTGGTGGAATCAGCCATTTTAGCGGGTTTGCCTCAGCGGCCTTCAGCCTACTCCCCTTTTGGTGATGACCCCAAGGCTTATCTTGGCCGAACGGAAACGGTTTTGCGAAGAATGCGGGAGGATGGCTATATTACTACTGATCAGGAAAAAGCGGCGGTCAAGCAAATCAAGGAAGTGGAATTCGCAACTGAAGGCTTAAACTTCAAAGCACCCCACTTTGTCATGTATGTTAAGAAACAACTTGAAGATCGTTATGGACAGCGAGTGGTGGAACAAGGCGGTTTAAAGGTGACGACCACTCTTGATTACCAGATTCAAGAGGAAGCTCAGAAAGCGGTGACCGAAGAAATTAGCAAGGTTGAGTCGATTCATATTACTAACGGTGCCGCCATTGTTTTAGATGCTCAAACCGGTGAAATTCTGGCAATGGTCGGTTCAAAGAATTACAATGATCCGGATTATGATGGTAAGGTTAACGTTACCCTTTCTTTACGTCAGCCAGGTTCAGCGATTAAGCCAGTCACTTATGTGACCGCTCTTAAAAAAGGCTACACGGCTTCGACTTTTCTAATGGATACACCAACCACTTTTCCTGGAGGTCAAGGTTTGCCTGATTACAAACCAGTTAATTATGATGGTCAATTTCATGGATCGCTTCAAGTCAGATTTGCTTTAGGTAATTCGATTAACGTAGCTGCCGTCAAGATGTTAGCTAAGGTTGGTTTAACTAATATGCTGACCACTGGTTACGAAATGGGTTTATCGACTCTGGAACCGACTAAGGAGAATTTGCGACGTTTGGGCTTGTCAGTTACTTTGGGTGGCGGTGAAGTTCGTTTACTTGAGTTAGCTCAAGCTTATTCGGCTTTTGCCAACAGCGGTTATCGGGTTGATCCAATTTCGATTCTTAAAGTTGAAGATAATGATGGTCGGGTGTTAGAAGAAACCAAACCCGTGGCCGGCAAGCGAGTTTTGAGTGAGGCCGAGGCCTTTATTATTTCCCATATTCTTTCCGATAATAGTGCTCGTTTACTTACTTTTGGTGAAAACAGCGCTTTGGTTATTTCCGGAAGACAGGTAGCGGTTAAAACTGGAACAACTAATGACAAGCGAGATAATTGGACAATTGGTTGGACGCCCCAGGTGGTAGCTGGAGTCTGGGTGGGTAATAATGATAACACGGAGATGACTCAAGTGGCTTCAGGCGTTTCGGGGGCGGCTCCTATCTGGCGACGGGTGATTATGGCGGCGCTTAAAAATAAACCTAATATTGGTTTTGCCACGCCTACGGGAGTAATCACGGCCGAAGTTGATCTTGTTTCTGGCTATCGGGCTCATGACGGTTTTCCTTCAAGAACCGAATATTTTGTCCAAGGAACCGAGCCAACCGGTGAAGATCCAATTCATGCTAAGTTGAAACTTTGTCGTGGCCAGGATAAATTGGCGACTCCGGCTCAAGTGGCCCGAGGTGATTATGAAGAGAAAGAATATTTTGTTTTTAAGGAGGAAGACCCACTTTCAGCTGGTGGTATTAATCGTTGGCAGGAAGGAATTAACCAATGGTTAGCAGGCCAATCAGATTCTCGTTATCATCCCCCTACCGAATATTGTGGCGATGTTGAAGAATTAGAAGTAACCATTGACGAGCCAGGTAATGAATCGCAAATTGACAGTAATGAGGTTAGAGTTAAAGGCAGGATTATTTCTAAAAATTCAGTTGAAGAAATTAAGATTTTGATTAATGGTGAAACTAAGGAGACGATTGAGAATAGCAGTAAATTTGATAAGATTTTTACTTTAGATAAGGGTCCTTACACGATTAAAGTTTGGGCCAAGGATGAGAAAGGCAAAACGGCTGATCGAGAAGCCAAAATTGGCGTAAAAGTTCCTTGGGATTGGGAGCCTTCGCCCTCTCCTAGTCCCTCTCCTAGTCCTTCCCCTATCTCATCGCCGAGTTCTTAG